Proteins encoded together in one Pongo abelii isolate AG06213 chromosome 8, NHGRI_mPonAbe1-v2.0_pri, whole genome shotgun sequence window:
- the C8H10orf105 gene encoding uncharacterized protein C10orf105 homolog, with protein sequence MSTEGPSLAGSPANSPLAFLSVPITPGTLAEATDPLPMLIALACIFLLLATCLLFMMLCKPAALDPRRRRARECMPHHPGSPSEPQLRLWKRLGSLRLSLHSFRRGRPTVPRQPLPSPDDNRGHCDYTESTKM encoded by the coding sequence ATGAGCACAGAGGGCCCCAGCCTCGCCGGCTCCCCAGCCAACAGCCCCCTCGCCTTTCTCTCAGTTCCCATCACTCCCGGGACCCTTGCAGAGGCAACCGACCCCCTCCCCATGCTCATTGCCCTGGCCTGCATCTTCCTCCTGCTGGCCACCTGTCTGCTGTTCATGATGCTCTGCAAGCCGGCCGCGCTGGACCCGAGGCGCCGCAGGGCTCGCGAGTGCATGCCCCACCACCCCGGGAGCCCCAGTGAGCCCCAGCTCCGGCTCTGGAAGCGCCTGGGCTCCCTGCGCCTCTCCCTGCACAGCTTCCGCCGTGGCCGGCCCACCGTCCCTCGACAGCCCCTTCCGAGCCCCGACGACAACCGCGGCCACTGTGACTACACGGAATCTACTAAGATGTGA